Genomic DNA from Lutibacter sp. A80:
TTGAAACCTTTACCGTTGTCGGTTATTTCAAATTTAATGCTAGTTTCATTTTCTAAAATTTGTAGTGTTATTTCTGAAGCTTCGGCATATTTTATGGCGTTATTTATAGCTTCTTGAATTACTCTAAAAATATTAATTCCTTTTACTGAAGAAAATAACAATTCACTAGTTACTTTAATATTGATATTAAAATGTATTGAATTGTTTGTTGCAGATTTTGCTTTTTCTATAAAAGATAAAATTCTTCCTTGTAAATTATCAAAAGAAATTTTATTTGTATTCATAGCCCAAATAGTATCTCTAAGTTCAGAAATTGTGGTGCTTGCAAAATTATTTATTTCAGAAAGTTTGTTAAGTAGTTTTTTATTGGTTGGGTCTGATAAAAATTTTAAGTTATCTATAGATGAAATTATAAAGGTTAATTGCGACCCAATATTATCGTGTAAATCGCGAGAAATTCGTAGACGTTGATCTTGCAATTTGTTATAAGTCTGTGCTTCTTTTAAAGCTAATTTATTTTTATATTCTCTTTTTTTATGTTGTTGACGTTTGTATAAACCAAACGAAATAATTGTAAACACAAGTAAGCCAGAGCCTAATAATAGGGTGGTTAGATTTTTGTTTTTTATTTCTAATTCATTTTTTAAAAGTTTTTCTTTTTGTTCAGCGATTTCTTTTTCCTTTTTTTCGGTTTCATATTTTGTTTCTAGCTCAAAAATAGTTTTTGTTTTTTCTTCAACAAATAAGCTATCTTTTCCTACGGCATAAGCTTCATAATAATTGTATGCTTGTTTATGGTTTCCTAATTTAGATTCAATATTGGCTAATAGTTTATAGGCTTTAATTTCAAATTCTTTAAAACCTTTTTCTTGAGTTGTTTTTAATGCATTATTTACTACCGAAATGGCTTCAGAATATTTTTTTTCAGTTACTAAACTTTTTGCTAATCCAATTTGAGCGTGTGCTAACTCGTATAAATTTTGATCTTTTGTAAATAGAACAATTGCTTCTTTATAATAGTGTTGCGCTGCAGTTCTCAATTTTAAACTGTCTTTGGCAATAGCAATATTATTTAACATATAGGGTACATAACGCTCATAACCTAATTTACTGTAAAGGGTTTTGGCTTCTTCAGAATAGGAAATGGATTCGTTATATTTTTCTAAACTTAATAATACAGAACCTATATTTCCTTTTGTTACAACTATACCAAAAGGAGAATTGTTTTCTTCGTAAATGTTTAACGCTTTTTTATAATAATTTAAAACCTTGTCGTATTCTTTTTGTTTTTTATATACAATTCCAATATTTCCTAAAACCATAGGAAGTTTATTAGAAGGCACATTTTGTTCTTCTTCGTAAATTTTTAAAGCTTTAAAATAGCTTTCTAAAGAACGTGCGAAATCACCTTTTAAGTCGTACGCAATTCCAATATTGTTATAGGAATCTGCAGCACCAATAGTTTGACCTATTTTTAACTTTATGGCTAAGCTTTTTTTATGATAGGTGAGTGCACTGTCTAAAATTCCTTTGGCATCAAAACAATTTGCTAAGCTATTGTACGATGAAGCTATTGCTTGTTGTTGATTTAAATTTTTTGAAATTTTTAATGATTTTCGAGCGTAAAAAAAAGCACTATCAATATTAGAGTTTTTAAATTCCCAAGAGATATCGTTCAAAGTTTTAATTAATTGAACCTCTTTTTGAGTTTTTGAAACCTGTAATAAACTATCTAATATTTTATTATTTTTATTTTGAGAATAGCCAATGGTTGTAATTAAAATTAAATAACAAAAGAGTATTTTTATTTTCATAAATGTTTTGTTTAAAGCAATATACAAAAAACGAAATAACATTTACTACTAAACTTTTTTATAAAAAAAGACTGCTTCAACTTGTGGGAAATTGAAACAGCCTTTAAAGGTTTTAGCCTTATTTGTTTAAATCGTACGCATATAAAGTACTTTTATTGGCTTTGTAATATAAAATTCCACCAAAATCATCTACTTGATATTCAGGCTTTTTATCTTTTAATAGTATTTCTTTAGCAACTTTCCCCGACTCTTTATCTACTTTAACCAAACCAATACCAGCATCTAATTTTGTTAAAATAAATTGTGCATTTTCTGTTGCAGCAGTCGCTTTAAAACGTTGCGACATTAATGCAAAAGAGGCATCCCCAATAGATGCAAACATATCTGCTGCACGTTTGTTTTCTTTACCATAATCATTATAACTATCTAGATTGTTTGAATTTCCAAAAGCAGATCTATTAGCACCTGCTTTTGCTGCGTGTGCCATAGCAAGTGCTGTTGACGCAACTGCCACTACACCAGATAAAACTTTTACAAAGCCACTTTTTCCAGGTGATTTAAAATATTTATGATATATTTCGTCACCTTTACTATTTAATAACATCATATTTTGTGAAGAACTTAAAAATAAATTGTCATTTTTTATTTCAAGAGTGTTTGCCACTTCTTTTTCATCAAATTTAGTAGCTGCTAATTCTGTAACATCTCCAGAGTTTGCATCTATTGCAAAAACAGTTTGGTTTGCGGCAATTAAAAACCTGTTTTTTGAACTTTCAAA
This window encodes:
- a CDS encoding tetratricopeptide repeat protein; this translates as MKIKILFCYLILITTIGYSQNKNNKILDSLLQVSKTQKEVQLIKTLNDISWEFKNSNIDSAFFYARKSLKISKNLNQQQAIASSYNSLANCFDAKGILDSALTYHKKSLAIKLKIGQTIGAADSYNNIGIAYDLKGDFARSLESYFKALKIYEEEQNVPSNKLPMVLGNIGIVYKKQKEYDKVLNYYKKALNIYEENNSPFGIVVTKGNIGSVLLSLEKYNESISYSEEAKTLYSKLGYERYVPYMLNNIAIAKDSLKLRTAAQHYYKEAIVLFTKDQNLYELAHAQIGLAKSLVTEKKYSEAISVVNNALKTTQEKGFKEFEIKAYKLLANIESKLGNHKQAYNYYEAYAVGKDSLFVEEKTKTIFELETKYETEKKEKEIAEQKEKLLKNELEIKNKNLTTLLLGSGLLVFTIISFGLYKRQQHKKREYKNKLALKEAQTYNKLQDQRLRISRDLHDNIGSQLTFIISSIDNLKFLSDPTNKKLLNKLSEINNFASTTISELRDTIWAMNTNKISFDNLQGRILSFIEKAKSATNNSIHFNINIKVTSELLFSSVKGINIFRVIQEAINNAIKYAEASEITLQILENETSIKFEITDNGKGFNINTTRLGNGLENMERRIKEIDGEITINSQPNNGTSIIISCPKNRTNVV